The proteins below are encoded in one region of Shewanella putrefaciens:
- the bioA gene encoding adenosylmethionine--8-amino-7-oxononanoate transaminase produces the protein MRNLLDFDFDSAHIWHPYTSMTHSLPVFGVHSAKGCELELVDGRKLVDGTSSWWACVHGYGHPEIIAAMEKQLHQLSHVMFGGITHAPAITLCKKLIAMTCEPLTKVFLCDSGSIAVEVAIKMALQYWQGQGKPQKQRILTVKKGYHGDTFAAMSVCDPEGGMHTMFGEAVTKQCFADAPKTLFGEALHPDDLTQMRGILSAQHSDIAAVIIEPIMQGAGGMRFYSPEYLLGLRKLCDEFNVLLILDEIATGFGRTGKLFAYEHADITPDILCLGKALTGGYISLAATLCTDKVAKGISQSPAGVFMHGPTFMGNPLACAAACASLDIINRHEWRSQVAAIEQQMRLELRDAIAIPSVKDVRVLGAVGVLEMVAPVDTALLQQQFVDLGVWVRPFANLIYIMPPYIITPAQLSQLTAAMKQVAARIPLTGDITPTQATAAFISHG, from the coding sequence ATGCGCAATTTACTCGATTTTGACTTTGATAGTGCCCATATCTGGCATCCCTACACCTCTATGACCCACTCGCTTCCCGTTTTTGGGGTACACAGTGCCAAGGGCTGCGAATTGGAATTGGTCGATGGTCGCAAACTCGTCGATGGCACGAGTTCTTGGTGGGCCTGTGTACATGGTTACGGGCACCCTGAGATTATCGCGGCTATGGAAAAACAGCTACATCAACTCAGCCATGTGATGTTTGGCGGCATTACCCACGCACCCGCCATTACACTTTGCAAAAAGCTGATTGCGATGACCTGTGAACCGCTCACCAAAGTCTTTTTATGCGATTCAGGCTCCATTGCGGTCGAAGTCGCCATCAAGATGGCATTGCAATATTGGCAAGGCCAGGGAAAACCTCAAAAGCAACGCATTCTTACCGTTAAAAAGGGCTACCACGGCGATACTTTTGCCGCCATGAGTGTGTGCGATCCCGAGGGCGGCATGCACACTATGTTTGGCGAGGCCGTCACCAAACAATGCTTTGCCGATGCCCCAAAAACCCTCTTTGGTGAGGCTTTACACCCAGATGATTTAACGCAAATGCGCGGCATACTCAGCGCGCAGCACAGCGATATTGCCGCGGTGATCATCGAGCCCATAATGCAGGGCGCGGGGGGAATGCGTTTTTACAGCCCAGAGTATTTATTAGGCCTGCGCAAATTGTGTGATGAGTTTAATGTGCTACTTATCCTCGATGAAATCGCCACTGGCTTTGGCCGCACTGGCAAACTGTTTGCCTATGAACATGCCGATATCACCCCAGATATTCTGTGTTTAGGTAAGGCACTCACAGGCGGTTATATCAGCCTTGCCGCCACCCTCTGCACTGACAAAGTGGCCAAAGGGATCAGCCAATCTCCTGCTGGGGTGTTTATGCATGGCCCCACTTTTATGGGTAATCCCCTCGCCTGCGCGGCCGCCTGCGCCAGTCTTGATATCATCAATAGGCATGAATGGCGCTCGCAGGTTGCCGCCATTGAGCAACAAATGCGCCTTGAGCTTAGGGACGCGATAGCCATACCCAGTGTGAAGGATGTGCGGGTGCTCGGCGCCGTTGGTGTATTAGAGATGGTTGCACCTGTCGATACCGCCTTGCTGCAACAGCAATTTGTCGATTTAGGCGTGTGGGTAAGGCCCTTTGCCAATCTGATTTACATTATGCCGCCCTATATC
- the bioB gene encoding biotin synthase BioB: MSQLQVRHDWKREEIEALFALPMNDLLFKAHSIHREVYDPNEVQISRLLSIKTGACPEDCKYCPQSARYDTGLEKERLLAMETVLTEARSAKAAGASRFCMGAAWRNPKEKDMPYLKQMVQEVKALGMETCMTLGMLTQGQANELADAGLDYYNHNLDTSPEYYGDVITTRTYQNRLDTLSHVRASGMKVCSGGIVGMGEKATDRAGLLQQLANLPQHPDSVPINMLVKVAGTPFEKLDDLDPLEFVRTIAVARILMPRSRVRLSAGRENMTDELQAMCFFAGANSIFYGCKLLTTPNPEESDDMGLFRRLGLRPEQGAVATLDDEQAVLAKAAAHQDKSTAQFYDAAAL, encoded by the coding sequence ATGTCGCAGTTGCAAGTTCGTCATGATTGGAAGCGGGAAGAGATCGAAGCCTTATTTGCGCTGCCGATGAATGACTTATTATTTAAGGCTCACAGTATTCACCGTGAAGTGTACGATCCTAATGAAGTGCAAATCAGCCGCTTGTTGTCGATCAAGACGGGAGCATGCCCTGAGGATTGCAAGTATTGTCCCCAAAGTGCGCGTTATGATACTGGCCTTGAGAAAGAACGATTACTGGCGATGGAAACCGTGTTGACCGAGGCGCGCAGTGCTAAGGCGGCGGGGGCTTCGCGTTTTTGTATGGGCGCCGCCTGGCGTAACCCCAAAGAAAAGGACATGCCTTACCTTAAGCAAATGGTGCAAGAGGTTAAAGCCTTAGGCATGGAAACCTGTATGACCTTAGGAATGCTCACCCAAGGGCAGGCCAACGAATTGGCCGATGCGGGTTTAGACTACTACAACCACAATTTGGATACCTCGCCCGAGTATTATGGCGATGTGATCACCACTCGCACCTATCAAAACCGTTTGGATACCTTAAGCCATGTGCGTGCATCTGGCATGAAGGTCTGCTCCGGCGGGATTGTGGGCATGGGCGAAAAAGCCACCGATAGAGCGGGCTTATTGCAACAACTGGCGAATTTACCCCAGCATCCCGATTCAGTGCCGATCAATATGTTGGTTAAAGTGGCGGGCACGCCCTTTGAAAAACTCGATGATCTCGATCCCTTAGAGTTTGTCCGTACCATAGCCGTGGCGCGTATTTTGATGCCACGTTCCCGTGTGCGCCTGTCCGCTGGCCGTGAAAACATGACCGATGAGTTGCAGGCCATGTGCTTCTTTGCCGGGGCGAACTCCATATTCTACGGCTGTAAGTTGCTGACCACGCCAAACCCAGAAGAAAGCGATGATATGGGGTTATTCCGCCGATTAGGTTTACGCCCGGAGCAGGGTGCAGTTGCCACCCTAGATGATGAACAGGCAGTGCTTGCCAAAGCTGCCGCCCATCAAGATAAATCGACGGCGCAGTTCTACGATGCGGCGGCGTTATAA
- the bioC gene encoding malonyl-ACP O-methyltransferase BioC — protein MPRVSERELNTSELDVRADNIAERFSAAANSYQEHNKLQRLSAASLLNGFSVKGNLLDIGAGPGTRFDSQHTADDPPKVFALDIALGMLQKLKQAYPHYQSICADAEQLPFGDNTMDCIYSNLALQWCVDFPAAVAEMARVLKPKGECHITVVADGSLKQLAALGLRVNAFSPMDELRSAFDLKQWQLFDLELVPITVHFDTLKALLYSIKGVGASVQSHQACASQANEIHRLRGRKDWLALVSHAETLRQAEGLPLTYQIAQIRARRLG, from the coding sequence GTGCCTAGGGTCAGTGAGCGCGAGCTTAATACTAGTGAGTTGGATGTGCGGGCAGACAATATTGCCGAGCGTTTTTCTGCTGCCGCCAATAGTTATCAAGAACACAATAAGTTACAGCGGCTTAGTGCGGCAAGTTTACTCAATGGATTTTCAGTTAAAGGTAATCTTTTAGATATTGGCGCTGGCCCCGGCACTCGGTTCGATAGCCAACACACGGCAGATGATCCTCCTAAAGTATTTGCCCTCGATATCGCGCTGGGAATGCTGCAAAAACTTAAGCAGGCTTATCCCCATTACCAGAGTATTTGCGCCGACGCTGAGCAATTGCCCTTTGGCGATAACACTATGGATTGCATCTATTCGAATCTTGCGCTGCAATGGTGTGTGGATTTCCCCGCCGCCGTCGCCGAAATGGCACGGGTGCTAAAGCCAAAGGGGGAATGCCATATCACTGTGGTGGCCGATGGCAGTCTCAAACAGCTCGCGGCGTTAGGTTTGCGAGTGAATGCGTTTTCACCTATGGATGAGCTACGCAGCGCCTTTGATCTTAAGCAGTGGCAGTTATTCGACCTTGAATTAGTGCCGATAACGGTGCATTTTGACACCCTCAAAGCCCTGCTTTACTCGATAAAAGGCGTCGGTGCTTCGGTGCAATCCCATCAGGCTTGTGCATCACAAGCGAATGAAATACATAGGCTTCGTGGTCGAAAGGATTGGCTGGCATTAGTCTCGCACGCCGAAACATTACGCCAAGCCGAAGGCTTGCCTTTGACCTATCAGATTGCACAAATTCGTGCCCGTCGATTAGGCTAG
- the bioD gene encoding dethiobiotin synthase, with amino-acid sequence MFFVTGTDTDSGKTLVTSGLLMAFNRESARLGSQWLTLGVKPIASGCEITPSGLRNSDALQLMACSTLKLSYEQVNPFSFLPAIAPHIAAKNAGINLSPEAIAAQLDLPAFAAADLCLLEGAGGWRLPLGDGRYLSELVQQLQLPVILIVGMKLGCLNHALLTQEAILADGLEIAGWVANRIDPHMSVFDENLATLKEMMSAPFLGCIPHLSEPTAENAAIYLDIKPLLSLS; translated from the coding sequence ATGTTTTTTGTCACAGGCACAGATACCGACAGCGGTAAAACCTTAGTTACATCTGGCTTATTAATGGCCTTTAACCGTGAAAGTGCGCGTTTAGGCTCCCAGTGGTTAACCCTTGGGGTAAAACCTATTGCTTCGGGCTGTGAGATAACGCCATCAGGCTTACGTAACAGTGATGCCCTACAGTTAATGGCTTGTTCCACCCTCAAGTTGTCCTACGAACAGGTTAACCCCTTTAGCTTTTTGCCCGCCATTGCGCCGCATATTGCCGCTAAAAACGCGGGCATTAATCTATCCCCCGAGGCGATTGCTGCACAATTAGATTTGCCCGCCTTTGCTGCGGCGGATCTGTGTTTACTCGAAGGGGCGGGTGGTTGGCGTTTACCCTTAGGTGATGGACGTTATCTCTCTGAACTCGTTCAACAATTGCAGCTACCTGTGATCCTTATCGTGGGAATGAAGCTGGGTTGTTTAAATCATGCCCTGTTAACCCAAGAGGCAATACTGGCTGATGGACTTGAGATAGCGGGCTGGGTTGCTAACCGTATCGACCCACATATGAGTGTGTTTGACGAGAATTTAGCGACACTTAAAGAGATGATGTCAGCGCCATTCCTCGGTTGTATTCCCCACCTGAGTGAGCCGACGGCAGAAAATGCAGCAATTTATTTAGATATAAAACCATTGCTCAGCTTGAGTTAA
- a CDS encoding glucan biosynthesis protein G, whose protein sequence is MRPHLTFNRPNHNPAFTAKQPGHTYKRLLGTAFACFIGAHSLSPALATTPDDAKKAQTFSQATVISLAQQLAQTPFKEARKAPKELIDLDYATYGKINYQENAAIWGGTPTKFSVQLFAPGFLYKNLVDIDVVENSHAYPLELTEASFDVPSDAIEKLLTQVGQYAGIRLHYPINDDDAKDEFIMFQGASYFRALSKGQTYGLSNRGLAIDVAQPKGEEYPLFKRFWVERPSKYQTAIVVHALLDSQSVTGAYRFGIYPGSPTRVEVDVTLFPRRDIAHVGLAPLTSMFLYGSVDTPDKPDYRPAVHNSEGLQIDRGNGERLWRPLNNPNKLQISAFGDEDIKGFGLIQRHRNFNDYQDLESNYHLRPSAWIEPLNDWGKGQLVLLEIPSNAETNDNIVTYWEPLGGLKKDQSYHYSYRITAANDSPNTASKARIVRSSKGQKLTKGKELQIDYSNIKAQDLDKMVIDASISKGKILSTRIVAHPDINGARVFVTFDPESTNLAELRIQLKKDNKPLAATWLYRWNSDDWP, encoded by the coding sequence TTGCGACCGCATTTAACATTCAACCGTCCAAACCACAATCCCGCTTTTACAGCAAAGCAACCAGGTCACACATATAAACGCTTGCTAGGCACAGCTTTCGCTTGTTTTATCGGCGCCCATAGTCTGAGCCCAGCCCTAGCCACGACCCCAGATGACGCTAAAAAAGCCCAAACATTCTCCCAAGCGACCGTTATCAGTCTCGCCCAACAGCTGGCTCAAACACCCTTTAAAGAGGCGAGAAAAGCACCTAAAGAATTGATTGATTTGGATTATGCCACCTATGGCAAAATTAATTATCAAGAAAATGCCGCCATTTGGGGCGGCACGCCCACCAAGTTTTCCGTGCAGCTATTTGCTCCGGGGTTTTTATATAAAAACCTCGTCGATATCGATGTGGTCGAAAATAGCCACGCTTACCCCCTTGAGTTAACAGAAGCTTCCTTTGATGTACCCAGTGATGCCATTGAGAAACTGCTGACCCAGGTGGGCCAATATGCGGGTATACGTCTCCACTACCCGATTAATGACGATGATGCCAAAGATGAATTCATCATGTTTCAAGGCGCTAGCTATTTTCGAGCCCTCTCTAAGGGCCAAACCTACGGTTTATCCAACCGTGGCCTAGCCATTGATGTCGCCCAACCTAAGGGAGAAGAATATCCCTTATTTAAGCGCTTTTGGGTTGAACGACCCTCAAAATATCAAACCGCCATCGTGGTTCATGCCCTCTTAGACAGCCAAAGTGTAACGGGTGCCTATCGTTTTGGGATTTACCCCGGCTCACCAACCCGGGTTGAAGTGGATGTCACGCTTTTCCCTCGCCGCGATATTGCCCATGTGGGGCTCGCGCCGCTAACCTCAATGTTTTTATACGGTAGTGTAGACACGCCGGACAAACCTGATTATCGTCCTGCGGTACATAATTCCGAGGGGTTACAAATCGATCGCGGCAATGGCGAACGCCTATGGCGTCCATTAAACAATCCAAACAAATTACAGATCAGTGCCTTTGGTGACGAAGACATTAAAGGCTTTGGTTTGATCCAACGCCATCGCAACTTCAATGACTATCAAGATCTCGAGTCGAATTACCACCTGCGCCCCTCAGCTTGGATAGAGCCGCTCAATGATTGGGGAAAAGGTCAACTGGTACTGCTTGAAATTCCATCGAATGCCGAAACTAACGATAATATAGTGACCTATTGGGAACCCCTTGGAGGACTAAAAAAGGATCAGTCCTACCATTATTCCTATCGCATTACCGCCGCGAATGACAGTCCAAATACCGCATCTAAGGCGCGCATTGTACGTAGTTCAAAGGGACAAAAACTGACAAAAGGTAAAGAGCTGCAAATCGATTACAGCAATATCAAAGCCCAGGACTTAGATAAAATGGTGATTGATGCCAGCATTAGTAAAGGCAAAATCCTATCGACTCGCATTGTCGCCCACCCTGATATCAATGGCGCCCGAGTATTCGTCACCTTCGATCCTGAAAGCACTAATTTGGCCGAACTGCGTATACAGCTGAAAAAGGATAACAAACCACTCGCTGCCACATGGCTGTATCGCTGGAATAGTGACGATTGGCCCTAA
- the pepE gene encoding dipeptidase PepE — MTINALLLSSSRVGDTPYLNHAIRFIKPLTEKAQKWVFIPYAGISMGYDTYLASVVAGLSELQLDISSIHQHSDPRQAIKDADGIMVGGGNTFHLLHELYKYDLVHLIREEVAQGKPYIGWSAGSNVAGLSIRTTNDMPIIEPPSFTALNIVPFQLNPHYSNYRTPGHNGETRAQRLFEFTRVDPLTPVIGIVEGSALWRQGDTLSLLGDSPAYLFCGEQQEIPIPLGSDLSHLLK; from the coding sequence ATGACAATCAATGCCTTACTACTGAGCAGTTCTCGTGTCGGTGACACTCCTTACCTTAACCATGCCATTCGCTTTATTAAGCCACTAACGGAAAAAGCCCAAAAGTGGGTCTTTATCCCCTACGCGGGGATCAGCATGGGCTATGACACTTATTTAGCCTCAGTCGTCGCCGGTTTGAGTGAGCTGCAACTCGATATCAGTAGCATCCACCAACACAGCGATCCCCGCCAAGCGATCAAAGATGCCGATGGGATTATGGTGGGGGGTGGCAATACATTCCACCTTCTACACGAACTTTACAAATACGATCTGGTGCACCTTATTCGTGAAGAAGTCGCCCAGGGCAAACCTTACATTGGTTGGAGCGCAGGTTCTAACGTCGCAGGTTTAAGCATTAGAACCACTAATGATATGCCGATTATTGAGCCGCCCTCATTCACCGCATTAAATATTGTGCCTTTTCAACTCAATCCACATTATTCCAATTACCGTACGCCCGGTCATAATGGTGAAACCCGTGCCCAACGTTTATTTGAATTCACTCGAGTCGACCCCTTAACGCCCGTTATCGGCATTGTCGAAGGCAGCGCACTCTGGCGTCAGGGGGATACACTCTCGCTCTTAGGTGACAGTCCTGCCTATTTGTTCTGTGGCGAACAGCAGGAAATCCCGATCCCCCTTGGAAGCGATTTATCCCATTTACTCAAATAA
- the htpX gene encoding protease HtpX, translating into MKRIFLLIATNLAVLLVASIVMSILGVNTSTMGGLLVFAAIFGFGGAFISLAISKWMAKKAMGCEVITTPRDSTERWLVDTVARQAQKAGIKMPEVAIYQSPEMNAFATGPSRDNSLVAVSTGLLYGMSQDEIEGVLAHEVSHVANGDMVTLTLIQGVVNTFVIFAARVVAGIINNFVSSNDEEGEGLGMFAYMAVVFVLDMLFGILASIIVAYFSRIREYRADEGAARLAGKHKMIAALERLRHGPESTAMPAQMSAFGINGKRSMAEMMMSHPPLEKRIAALQAR; encoded by the coding sequence ATGAAGCGTATTTTTTTATTAATTGCGACTAACCTAGCCGTGTTGCTGGTAGCCTCAATTGTGATGTCTATTCTCGGCGTGAATACGTCGACCATGGGTGGACTCTTGGTATTCGCGGCGATTTTTGGATTCGGCGGGGCCTTTATCAGCTTAGCCATTTCCAAATGGATGGCGAAAAAAGCCATGGGTTGTGAGGTGATCACCACCCCACGTGATAGCACTGAACGTTGGCTCGTTGACACTGTTGCCCGTCAAGCGCAGAAAGCTGGGATTAAAATGCCAGAAGTGGCCATTTATCAATCACCAGAAATGAATGCCTTTGCAACGGGTCCAAGCCGAGATAACTCGCTAGTGGCCGTGAGCACGGGTCTACTCTATGGCATGAGCCAAGATGAAATCGAGGGCGTATTAGCCCACGAAGTGAGCCACGTGGCAAATGGCGATATGGTGACCTTAACCTTGATCCAAGGTGTAGTGAATACCTTCGTTATCTTCGCTGCCCGTGTTGTTGCAGGGATTATTAACAACTTCGTTTCCAGCAATGATGAGGAAGGTGAGGGTCTAGGCATGTTTGCTTATATGGCCGTTGTCTTTGTGCTGGATATGTTGTTCGGTATTCTGGCCTCGATCATCGTTGCTTACTTCTCACGTATTCGTGAGTATCGTGCCGATGAAGGTGCTGCGCGTTTAGCCGGCAAACACAAGATGATTGCTGCGCTGGAGCGTTTACGTCATGGCCCAGAAAGCACGGCGATGCCTGCTCAGATGTCGGCTTTTGGTATCAATGGCAAGCGTTCAATGGCGGAGATGATGATGAGTCACCCTCCACTGGAGAAACGTATTGCAGCACTGCAAGCCCGTTAA
- a CDS encoding M3 family metallopeptidase: MKGLILKPQALKPRAAKLTFSAIALALALGGCSAQQSDTAVQAIAAPNAMSAQIISENASNPFFKPYDTFMEIPAFDKIKPEHFLPAFKAGIAQQHEEIQAIVDNKDKPTFANTIEAMEFSGDLITRVSNVFFNLTGADTTPALQAISKEVSPMLSSAEDDILLNDKLFQRVKTVYDAKGSLGLNTAQAKLLEDTYKSFTRGGANLSEQDKTKLRALNEEIGKLNLAFGDNLLAETNAFELVIDSKDDLSGLPDDVIATAAQTATKRGHEGKWVFTTSRPSITPFLTYADNRELREKLYKGYIERGNNNNANDNKIILAKIAALRAERAQLMGYKTHADFVLEERTAKTPENVYGLLNKVWPAALAQAKAEVADMQALIDSQGGKFTLQAWDWDYYADKIRVAKYSFNEQQTRPYFSLDSTLKGVFYTANRLYGLTFKERTNLPKYHPEVRTFEVYDKDGKLMAIFMGDYFARDSKRGGAWMNSYRKQYNMNGVDSKPIIVNVLNYPRPVGNEPALLTFDEASTLFHEFGHALHGMLSKVEYRSQGGTAVPRDYVEFPSQVNENWMTQPEVLAQFAKHYKTGEVIPQELVKKIQAASKFNQGFTTVEYVAATKLDLDWHTLTDTTPKDAAQFEADSLTAMGLIKEISPRYRSTYFSHIFAGGYSAGYYSYLWSDILGADAFEAFKENGIFDKATADAFHNNILSKGGSDDPMLMYKNFRGKEAGIEPLLRSRGLLAD; this comes from the coding sequence ATGAAGGGACTAATACTCAAACCACAAGCCCTCAAACCGCGCGCAGCTAAACTCACCTTCAGTGCAATCGCACTCGCTTTGGCCTTAGGCGGTTGCAGCGCCCAGCAAAGCGACACGGCTGTGCAAGCTATCGCGGCGCCGAATGCGATGTCGGCACAGATCATTAGCGAAAATGCAAGCAATCCATTCTTCAAACCCTATGATACTTTTATGGAAATTCCGGCCTTCGACAAAATTAAGCCTGAGCATTTCCTCCCAGCATTTAAAGCGGGGATCGCCCAACAGCACGAAGAAATTCAGGCCATTGTCGATAATAAAGATAAGCCCACCTTCGCCAATACCATTGAAGCCATGGAGTTTTCTGGCGATCTCATCACCCGAGTCTCTAACGTTTTCTTTAACCTAACGGGCGCAGATACTACGCCTGCATTGCAAGCCATTTCGAAAGAAGTGTCGCCCATGCTATCGTCCGCCGAAGACGATATTCTGCTTAACGATAAACTGTTTCAGCGCGTTAAAACCGTTTACGATGCCAAAGGCAGCCTAGGGCTCAATACGGCGCAGGCCAAATTGTTGGAAGATACCTATAAATCCTTTACCCGCGGCGGCGCTAACTTAAGCGAGCAGGATAAGACTAAGCTGCGAGCACTCAATGAGGAAATCGGTAAACTGAATTTAGCCTTCGGCGACAACCTACTCGCCGAAACCAATGCCTTTGAACTTGTGATCGACTCCAAGGACGATTTGTCCGGTTTACCCGATGATGTGATTGCCACCGCCGCCCAAACCGCGACCAAACGCGGCCATGAAGGCAAATGGGTATTTACGACTTCACGCCCTTCAATCACGCCCTTTTTAACCTACGCCGATAATCGTGAGTTACGTGAAAAGCTCTACAAGGGGTATATCGAGCGCGGTAATAACAATAACGCCAACGATAACAAGATTATCCTCGCTAAGATTGCCGCCCTGCGTGCCGAACGCGCCCAGTTGATGGGTTACAAAACCCATGCGGACTTTGTCCTCGAAGAACGCACCGCCAAGACCCCAGAAAATGTCTACGGTTTACTGAATAAAGTATGGCCAGCGGCACTCGCCCAAGCCAAAGCGGAAGTGGCGGATATGCAAGCCCTGATCGACAGCCAAGGGGGCAAGTTTACCCTGCAAGCGTGGGACTGGGATTACTACGCCGACAAAATTCGGGTGGCTAAGTACAGCTTTAACGAGCAACAGACCCGTCCGTATTTCTCCCTCGACAGCACATTAAAGGGCGTGTTCTACACGGCGAACCGTCTATACGGCCTGACCTTTAAAGAACGTACCAACTTACCCAAATACCATCCAGAGGTCCGCACCTTCGAAGTTTACGATAAAGACGGCAAGTTAATGGCCATCTTTATGGGTGACTATTTCGCCCGCGACAGCAAACGTGGCGGCGCTTGGATGAACTCCTACCGCAAGCAATACAATATGAATGGTGTTGATTCTAAACCTATTATTGTTAACGTACTCAACTACCCTCGCCCAGTGGGTAATGAACCCGCACTGCTGACCTTCGACGAAGCCAGCACACTCTTCCACGAATTTGGTCATGCCCTGCACGGCATGTTATCGAAGGTGGAATACCGTTCACAGGGCGGCACCGCAGTGCCACGTGATTATGTGGAATTCCCCTCACAGGTGAACGAAAACTGGATGACTCAGCCAGAAGTGCTGGCGCAATTTGCCAAACACTACAAAACTGGAGAAGTGATCCCGCAGGAATTGGTGAAGAAAATCCAAGCGGCCAGCAAGTTCAATCAAGGTTTTACCACGGTTGAATATGTGGCGGCGACCAAACTCGACCTAGACTGGCACACACTGACGGATACCACTCCCAAGGATGCGGCTCAGTTTGAGGCCGACTCATTAACGGCGATGGGATTAATTAAAGAAATCAGCCCACGCTATCGCAGCACTTACTTCTCGCATATTTTTGCGGGCGGCTATTCTGCTGGGTATTACAGCTACCTCTGGTCGGATATTTTAGGGGCGGATGCCTTCGAAGCCTTTAAAGAAAATGGGATTTTCGACAAGGCCACCGCAGATGCCTTCCATAATAATATCCTGTCAAAGGGCGGCAGCGATGATCCTATGTTGATGTATAAAAACTTCCGCGGTAAAGAAGCCGGCATAGAGCCGCTGCTACGTAGTCGCGGTCTATTGGCGGATTAA
- a CDS encoding dipeptidase, with translation MDLPLFNYAKCSRAFSYSVLAAALFVSSQSVASQTVQNQAVETQSVEIKVPSLSANALKVADYAVTQYDTAMVQSLTQLVSFNTEAIAGQTPDTNPAFVGFKSSLKQLSEALGLDYADHGYVVLIGLNANAADNQTKKLGIVTHGDVQPANPALWAQSPYLLDTQSEPGKLIGRGTEDDKGAIVTAMYAMKAIKDKQIKRDRRIELLVYLAEESDWDPLKTFLASYTPADINITIDAEYPVVTAEKGWSKISFTVPNFAIPNGEIKAEASTQTPILTAFSGGYFASQIPQQAEAEIKALTPELFAKLQDRATHQQGMKYRFEHNCANSQCDVHIFADGKAAHSSTPEDGVNAVTHLAALLDAHSWPKTTASLTLAAMNELVGLGIYAEQFGDLAYKDDFMGALTLAPTVVAQTQKGTEVTINLRRPIGKTPELLSAQAQAALINWQDKHQVKLNDIESYWGEPMVMKDAPQQQTLLDVFAHFTGIVDPKPLAIGGSTNSKLFPSALSFGPAMPGVEYTGHTEKEFITHKQFMLNLKMYTAAFIELSAVKS, from the coding sequence ATGGATCTGCCTCTTTTTAACTATGCCAAATGCAGTAGAGCTTTTTCTTATTCAGTGTTAGCTGCTGCACTTTTTGTGTCGAGTCAAAGTGTTGCCTCTCAAACCGTTCAAAACCAAGCCGTTGAAACCCAATCCGTTGAAATCAAGGTTCCCTCACTGAGTGCAAATGCGCTCAAGGTCGCCGATTATGCGGTCACTCAATACGATACGGCTATGGTGCAAAGTTTAACTCAGTTAGTGAGTTTTAATACCGAGGCGATAGCGGGGCAGACTCCTGATACTAACCCCGCCTTTGTGGGTTTTAAGTCGAGTTTGAAGCAACTGAGCGAAGCTCTCGGGCTAGATTATGCCGACCATGGTTATGTTGTGTTGATAGGTCTTAATGCCAATGCGGCGGATAATCAAACCAAAAAATTGGGCATAGTCACCCACGGCGATGTGCAGCCAGCCAATCCGGCATTGTGGGCGCAGAGCCCTTATCTGCTCGATACCCAATCTGAACCTGGCAAACTGATTGGCCGCGGCACTGAGGATGACAAGGGCGCGATTGTCACCGCCATGTATGCGATGAAGGCGATTAAAGATAAGCAAATTAAGCGCGATAGGCGCATCGAACTCTTAGTGTATTTAGCCGAAGAGTCCGACTGGGACCCCCTAAAAACCTTTTTAGCCAGCTACACACCCGCGGACATAAACATCACTATCGATGCAGAATATCCCGTGGTTACCGCCGAAAAAGGCTGGAGCAAGATTAGTTTTACTGTGCCTAACTTTGCGATCCCCAATGGTGAGATTAAAGCAGAGGCTTCAACTCAAACGCCCATATTAACCGCTTTCTCTGGCGGCTATTTTGCCAGCCAAATACCGCAGCAGGCTGAGGCGGAAATTAAAGCCCTAACCCCTGAATTATTTGCTAAGTTACAGGATCGCGCCACGCATCAACAGGGGATGAAGTATCGCTTCGAGCATAACTGCGCCAACAGCCAATGTGATGTGCATATTTTTGCCGATGGCAAGGCGGCTCACTCTTCGACGCCGGAAGATGGTGTCAATGCCGTAACTCACTTAGCGGCCCTGCTTGACGCGCACTCTTGGCCAAAAACGACCGCCTCTTTAACCCTTGCCGCCATGAATGAACTGGTGGGATTAGGGATTTATGCCGAGCAATTTGGTGATTTGGCCTATAAAGATGACTTTATGGGCGCATTGACACTGGCGCCCACTGTGGTTGCGCAAACGCAGAAGGGCACTGAAGTCACCATTAATTTGCGCCGCCCAATCGGTAAGACCCCTGAGTTATTGTCTGCCCAAGCGCAGGCGGCATTAATAAACTGGCAGGATAAACATCAGGTAAAATTGAACGATATTGAAAGCTACTGGGGTGAGCCTATGGTGATGAAAGATGCGCCGCAGCAACAAACCCTGCTCGATGTATTTGCCCACTTCACTGGCATAGTCGACCCTAAACCCTTAGCCATTGGCGGTTCGACCAATAGTAAACTGTTCCCCAGTGCCTTAAGTTTCGGCCCCGCCATGCCGGGCGTGGAATACACGGGTCATACCGAAAAAGAGTTTATTACCCATAAGCAATTTATGCTGAACCTAAAAATGTATACCGCGGCATTTATCGAACTATCGGCGGTGAAATCTTAG